In the genome of Flavobacterium panacagri, one region contains:
- a CDS encoding DUF7674 family protein, with protein MKNQVTSIYKQAERFAEITKKSIICGNIVRAKKCLALAERLFITGSIETKNAISNVYVFSVSSFMEMRHCNISHLFPQTLKAEYIKQVNTSGV; from the coding sequence ATGAAAAATCAAGTTACCTCAATCTATAAACAAGCTGAACGGTTTGCTGAGATTACTAAAAAATCAATTATCTGCGGTAATATCGTTCGGGCTAAAAAATGTTTAGCCCTTGCTGAACGGTTATTTATCACCGGAAGCATTGAAACTAAAAATGCTATTTCAAATGTATACGTTTTTTCTGTTTCGTCTTTTATGGAAATGCGTCACTGCAATATTTCACATCTTTTTCCACAAACGCTTAAAGCAGAATATATCAAACAGGTTAATACCTCTGGTGTTTAA
- the kdpB gene encoding potassium-transporting ATPase subunit KdpB — MTTNKSTSLFESQQVKEALVQSFIKLNPKLMIKNPVMFTVEIGTAIMFAVCISILMGATDQGSFIYNLIVFLILLATLLFANFAEAIAEARGKAQADSLRKTREETPARQILPNGEIKNISSSALKKDDIFICEAGDLIAADGEIIEGLATIDESAITGESAPVIREAGGDKSSVTGGTKVLSDKIKVKVTSEPGESFLDKMIALVEGASRQKTPNEIALTILLAAFTLIFIIVCVTLKPFADYANAPITIAAFISLFVCLIPTTIGGLLSAIGIAGMDRALRANVITKSGKAVETAGDIDVLLLDKTGTITIGNRKATNFYPTKGISFDDFVKSAVLSSLADDTPEGKSILELSEVIDVKSETKASALKNISEISHTIKFTAETRTSGVILQDGTNIRKGAQDAAKKIAEQAGNIFPEDTAQQVIAISSNGGTPLVVIKNNEIQGVIELQDIIKTGMKERFERLRRMGIKTVMVTGDNPLTAKFIAEKAGVDDFIAEAKPEDKMNYIRKEQSDGRLVAMMGDGTNDAPALAQANVGVAMNSGTQAAKEAGNMVDLDNDPTKLIEIVEIGKQLLMTRGTLTTFSIANDVAKYFAIVPALFITAIPALQGLNIMHLHSPESAILSAVIFNAIIIPILIPLALKGVDYRPIGASAILKRNLLIYGLGGLIVPFIGIKLIDVIVALFM, encoded by the coding sequence ATGACAACTAATAAATCCACATCATTATTTGAAAGTCAGCAGGTAAAAGAAGCACTCGTGCAGTCTTTTATAAAGCTGAATCCAAAATTGATGATTAAAAATCCGGTAATGTTTACCGTAGAAATTGGAACTGCCATAATGTTTGCTGTCTGCATTTCAATCTTAATGGGCGCAACTGACCAAGGTAGCTTTATTTACAATTTGATTGTTTTTTTAATATTACTGGCAACGCTTTTATTTGCCAATTTCGCCGAAGCCATTGCTGAAGCGAGAGGAAAAGCACAAGCCGACAGTTTGCGAAAAACAAGAGAAGAAACTCCTGCAAGACAAATTCTGCCAAACGGAGAAATTAAAAATATCAGTTCTTCGGCATTGAAAAAAGACGATATTTTCATTTGCGAGGCTGGAGATTTAATTGCTGCCGATGGTGAAATTATCGAAGGTCTGGCTACAATCGACGAAAGTGCTATTACCGGAGAAAGTGCTCCTGTAATTCGGGAAGCTGGCGGAGATAAATCATCTGTAACTGGAGGGACAAAAGTATTATCTGATAAAATTAAAGTAAAAGTAACTTCTGAACCTGGCGAAAGCTTTTTGGATAAAATGATTGCTTTGGTTGAAGGTGCAAGCCGTCAGAAAACACCAAACGAAATTGCCTTAACCATTCTATTAGCAGCTTTTACTTTAATTTTTATTATTGTCTGCGTAACCTTAAAACCTTTTGCAGATTATGCCAACGCTCCTATTACCATTGCTGCATTTATTTCTCTTTTTGTCTGCCTAATCCCAACTACAATTGGAGGTTTACTTTCTGCGATTGGTATTGCGGGAATGGACAGAGCTTTGCGTGCCAATGTAATTACCAAATCGGGGAAAGCGGTTGAAACTGCTGGAGATATTGACGTATTACTTTTGGATAAAACCGGAACTATTACCATTGGAAATAGAAAAGCAACCAATTTTTATCCAACAAAAGGAATTTCTTTTGACGATTTTGTGAAATCGGCTGTTTTGAGTTCGCTTGCAGATGATACGCCTGAAGGGAAAAGTATTTTGGAACTAAGTGAAGTAATAGATGTAAAAAGCGAAACAAAAGCAAGTGCTTTAAAAAACATCTCTGAAATTTCACACACCATCAAATTTACAGCTGAGACCAGAACATCAGGTGTCATTTTACAAGACGGAACTAATATTCGAAAAGGTGCGCAAGATGCAGCTAAAAAAATTGCAGAACAGGCAGGGAATATTTTTCCTGAAGATACTGCGCAGCAAGTGATTGCCATTTCTTCTAACGGAGGAACACCATTAGTAGTTATCAAAAACAATGAAATTCAAGGTGTAATTGAATTACAAGATATTATCAAAACCGGAATGAAAGAACGTTTTGAGCGTTTACGCCGAATGGGAATCAAAACGGTTATGGTTACAGGAGATAATCCACTGACAGCTAAATTTATTGCTGAAAAAGCCGGTGTTGATGATTTTATCGCTGAAGCTAAACCAGAAGATAAAATGAACTACATCCGAAAAGAGCAATCGGACGGACGTTTAGTTGCCATGATGGGTGACGGAACAAACGACGCTCCTGCCCTTGCGCAAGCCAACGTAGGTGTTGCCATGAATAGTGGCACTCAAGCTGCAAAAGAAGCTGGAAATATGGTCGATCTTGACAATGATCCAACCAAATTAATCGAGATTGTAGAAATTGGAAAACAGCTTTTAATGACTCGAGGCACTTTAACTACTTTTTCTATTGCAAATGACGTTGCGAAATATTTTGCTATTGTTCCTGCTCTTTTTATTACTGCGATTCCAGCGCTTCAAGGTTTGAATATTATGCATTTGCATAGTCCTGAAAGTGCCATTTTATCAGCCGTAATTTTCAACGCGATTATTATTCCGATATTGATTCCGCTTGCGCTGAAAGGGGTCGATTATCGTCCAATTGGAGCTAGTGCGATCTTAAAAAGAAATCTTTTGATTTATGGTCTTGGTGGATTGATTGTTCCTTTTATTGGAATCAAACTGATTGACGTGATTGTTGCACTCTTCATGTAA
- the kdpF gene encoding K(+)-transporting ATPase subunit F, translating into MTALFIISLAVFVYLIYVLIKPEKF; encoded by the coding sequence ATGACTGCACTATTTATTATTTCACTCGCCGTTTTCGTGTACTTGATTTACGTATTAATCAAACCCGAAAAATTCTAA
- a CDS encoding ATP-binding protein, with amino-acid sequence MRIKTKLNLGVGLLFLMIIILSLVSGYSVFLIKADTENILKANYNTLEYSRNMILSLDEIKASPDSKIHVFKEYLEKQTQNVTEPGEKEATENLEKSFTLLEQNGANETIKAKIRQDIFAIMKLNLDAIKQKSDIAKHTAENANLWIAIVGSLCFLIAFNLLVNLPNNIANPIKELTLSIKEIANKNYSERVHFTSHSEFGDLAKSFNTMAQKLQEYNDSNLYKLFFEKKRLETLINNMNDPIIGLDHEGIILFANDEALKIIGLKLEDVIGKSASTLALSNDLIRSLIMKEELDAPKKQPLKIYAHGKESYFEKEILNITIIPTGEEKEINIGDVIILRNITLFKELDFAKTNFIATVSHELKTPIASIKLSLKLLENEKTGDMNDDQKQLVESIKEDSQRLLKITGELLNLSQLETGNIQLNIEKSNPHEIVNYAVEAVKVQAEQKQIKLVIDADENLQDVKADSEKTGWVLINYLSNAIRYSSEKSTIHIKLKKELNQIVFQVIDTGKGIDTRYKDKVFDKYFQVPGSQKSGTGLGLAISKEFIEAQNGNVGVESNLGLGSTFWFSLKV; translated from the coding sequence ATGAGAATTAAAACCAAATTGAATCTGGGAGTTGGATTGTTATTTTTAATGATCATTATACTTTCGTTAGTTAGCGGTTATTCTGTTTTTTTGATAAAAGCAGATACCGAGAATATTCTGAAAGCAAATTATAATACGCTGGAATATTCGCGAAATATGATTTTGTCTTTGGATGAAATTAAAGCGAGCCCCGATAGCAAGATTCATGTTTTCAAGGAATATCTTGAAAAACAAACGCAAAATGTTACCGAACCAGGAGAAAAAGAAGCAACCGAAAACCTTGAAAAAAGTTTTACGCTTTTAGAACAAAACGGAGCAAACGAAACCATAAAAGCAAAAATCAGACAGGATATTTTTGCGATTATGAAACTGAATCTGGATGCTATAAAACAGAAAAGCGATATTGCCAAACATACCGCCGAAAATGCTAATTTATGGATTGCCATTGTGGGAAGTTTGTGCTTTTTGATTGCTTTTAATTTGCTGGTTAATCTGCCGAATAATATTGCCAATCCAATCAAGGAATTGACGCTGAGTATTAAGGAAATTGCCAATAAAAACTATTCTGAACGCGTTCATTTTACAAGTCATAGTGAATTTGGAGATTTGGCCAAATCGTTTAATACGATGGCGCAAAAACTTCAGGAATATAACGACAGTAATTTATACAAACTCTTTTTCGAAAAGAAACGACTGGAAACTTTAATCAATAATATGAACGATCCTATTATTGGATTAGATCATGAAGGAATTATTTTGTTTGCCAATGATGAAGCGTTGAAAATTATTGGTTTGAAACTGGAAGATGTTATCGGGAAATCGGCTTCTACTCTAGCCTTGTCGAATGATTTGATTCGGTCTTTGATTATGAAAGAGGAATTAGATGCTCCTAAAAAACAACCGCTTAAAATTTATGCGCACGGAAAGGAAAGTTATTTCGAAAAAGAGATTCTGAACATTACCATAATTCCGACAGGAGAAGAAAAAGAAATCAATATTGGTGATGTGATTATTCTGCGAAATATTACACTTTTTAAAGAACTGGATTTTGCCAAAACCAATTTTATTGCAACGGTTTCGCATGAATTAAAAACACCAATTGCTTCGATAAAATTAAGTCTGAAATTGCTTGAAAATGAAAAAACAGGCGACATGAACGACGACCAAAAACAATTGGTTGAAAGCATAAAAGAGGACAGTCAGCGATTATTGAAAATTACGGGAGAATTGCTGAATCTATCTCAATTAGAAACGGGAAATATTCAGCTGAATATCGAAAAAAGCAATCCGCATGAAATTGTAAATTATGCTGTTGAAGCCGTAAAAGTTCAGGCGGAACAAAAACAAATTAAACTAGTTATTGATGCCGATGAAAACCTGCAAGACGTAAAAGCCGACAGCGAAAAAACAGGCTGGGTTTTGATTAATTATTTATCGAATGCGATAAGATATTCTTCTGAAAAAAGTACCATTCACATCAAACTTAAAAAAGAACTAAATCAAATCGTATTTCAGGTTATCGATACTGGAAAAGGAATTGATACAAGATATAAAGACAAAGTTTTTGACAAATATTTTCAGGTTCCGGGAAGTCAGAAATCTGGAACGGGATTGGGTTTGGCAATCAGTAAAGAATTTATTGAAGCTCAAAATGGAAATGTTGGCGTGGAGAGTAATTTGGGATTGGGAAGTACGTTTTGGTTTTCGTTGAAGGTTTAG
- a CDS encoding porin, protein MKKIILTALIAFGFSNLHAQEESKSPLTFSGYVDAYYSYDFGKPENHTRPNFFYSSNKSNEVNLNLGMAKVNYSKENIRGNFALMAGTYAEYNMSAEQGLLKNVYEANVGVKISKNHNLWIDAGIMPSHIGFESAIGKDCQTLTRSILAENSPYYETGVKIGYTSESGEWYLAGMYLNGWQRIEKVEGNQTPAFGTQVTYKPSDRVALNWSTYVGNEQPDIDKKWRYFNNFYGQFKVTEKTNITAGFDIGSQQSAKNSNKYDTWFSPVLILQYKPVDKIQLAVRGEYYSDEKGVIIATETPNGFKTYGFSANFDYLVTDNVMFRIEARNLSSKDEIFTNKDNLPTDTNTFVTTSLAISF, encoded by the coding sequence ATGAAAAAAATAATACTTACTGCTTTAATCGCTTTTGGTTTTAGCAATTTACATGCACAAGAGGAATCTAAAAGTCCATTGACATTTTCGGGATATGTTGACGCTTATTATAGTTATGATTTCGGGAAACCTGAAAATCATACTCGACCGAACTTTTTTTACAGTTCTAATAAAAGCAACGAGGTAAACCTGAATTTGGGAATGGCGAAAGTGAATTATTCGAAAGAGAATATTCGGGGGAATTTTGCCTTAATGGCGGGAACTTATGCCGAATATAATATGTCTGCCGAGCAAGGTTTGTTGAAAAATGTTTACGAAGCGAATGTTGGCGTAAAAATTTCGAAAAACCATAATTTATGGATTGATGCGGGAATTATGCCCTCGCATATTGGTTTTGAAAGTGCAATTGGAAAGGATTGTCAAACTTTAACGAGAAGCATTCTGGCTGAGAATTCTCCTTATTATGAAACGGGAGTTAAAATTGGTTATACATCTGAGTCTGGAGAATGGTATTTGGCAGGAATGTACCTGAACGGCTGGCAGAGAATCGAGAAAGTGGAAGGCAATCAAACGCCTGCTTTTGGAACTCAGGTTACTTACAAACCATCTGATCGGGTTGCTTTGAACTGGAGTACTTATGTTGGAAATGAACAGCCGGATATTGATAAAAAGTGGCGTTATTTCAACAACTTTTACGGACAATTTAAAGTAACGGAAAAGACAAATATTACAGCTGGTTTTGATATTGGATCTCAGCAATCGGCTAAAAACAGTAACAAATATGACACTTGGTTTTCGCCTGTTTTGATTCTGCAATACAAACCAGTTGACAAGATTCAGCTTGCAGTACGAGGTGAATATTATAGTGACGAAAAAGGTGTGATTATCGCGACGGAAACACCAAATGGTTTTAAAACTTACGGATTTTCGGCTAACTTTGATTACTTAGTTACTGATAATGTTATGTTTAGAATTGAAGCCAGAAATCTTTCAAGTAAAGACGAAATCTTCACAAATAAAGACAATCTTCCAACGGATACGAATACGTTTGTAACGACTTCCTTGGCGATTAGTTTTTAG
- the kdpA gene encoding potassium-transporting ATPase subunit KdpA has protein sequence MNTELLGVIGIFILTIVLAIPLGKYIAKVFLGNKTILDPIFNPLEKFIFKISGINPAEEMNWKQHLKALLSINMVWFFLCFFVLLFQGSLPLNPDNNPSMTPDLAFNTAISFLVNCDLQHYSGESGVSYLSQMVLMFLQFVSAGVGIAAAVMVFTAMKERTTDKLGNFYNYFVKSCTRILLPLSAIVAIVLVFSGTPMTFEGKDAITTLQGDNVEVSRGPAAAFIAIKHIGTNGGGFFGANSAHPLENPTYFTNAVELWAQIIVPFAMIFALGFFLNKRKLSYIIFGVMTVGFLLLVIPTISSEINGNPAIAKMGIAQTTGAMEGKEVRFGPAISGFWSIATTVISTGSVNSMHDSSMPVSGAMQLLAMMVNAFYGGCGVGYLNFYIFIILAVFISGLMVGRTPEFLGKKIEAREVKIAAFIAIIHPLLILAGTALASYFAAHDTTMGYWFSGNATGWLNNPGNHGFSEMLYEYTSSAANNGSGFEGLGDNNPFWNITTGIVLLLSRFIPIIGPLAIAGLLANKKYIPESAGTLKTDTSIFGIMIFAVIAIIAALSFFPALALGPLAEYFTLK, from the coding sequence ATGAACACAGAATTATTAGGTGTCATAGGTATTTTTATCCTTACCATTGTTTTAGCCATTCCGTTAGGAAAATACATTGCTAAAGTTTTCTTGGGGAATAAAACAATTCTTGACCCGATTTTCAATCCACTTGAAAAATTTATTTTTAAAATCAGCGGTATCAATCCAGCCGAAGAAATGAACTGGAAACAGCATCTAAAAGCACTTTTGAGTATCAACATGGTTTGGTTCTTTCTCTGCTTTTTTGTACTGCTATTTCAGGGGTCTTTACCCCTAAATCCAGATAATAATCCATCCATGACACCCGATTTGGCTTTTAATACTGCCATTTCATTTTTAGTCAATTGCGATTTACAGCATTATTCTGGCGAGAGCGGTGTTTCTTATTTATCGCAGATGGTTTTAATGTTCCTACAATTCGTTTCGGCTGGTGTCGGAATCGCTGCTGCGGTAATGGTTTTTACTGCGATGAAAGAAAGAACCACAGACAAACTAGGGAATTTTTATAACTATTTCGTTAAAAGCTGTACACGTATTTTATTGCCTCTTTCAGCAATCGTAGCTATTGTTTTAGTTTTCAGTGGAACTCCTATGACTTTTGAAGGAAAAGATGCAATCACAACTTTGCAAGGCGATAATGTTGAAGTTTCTCGTGGGCCCGCCGCTGCCTTTATTGCGATTAAACATATTGGTACAAACGGAGGTGGATTCTTTGGAGCTAACTCAGCACACCCTTTAGAAAACCCAACTTATTTTACTAATGCCGTTGAACTTTGGGCACAAATTATTGTTCCGTTTGCAATGATTTTTGCGCTTGGATTTTTCTTAAACAAAAGAAAATTATCTTATATCATTTTTGGTGTAATGACTGTTGGATTTTTACTTCTTGTAATTCCGACAATATCAAGCGAAATCAACGGAAATCCTGCTATTGCAAAAATGGGAATAGCACAGACAACTGGAGCAATGGAAGGAAAAGAAGTTCGTTTTGGCCCGGCCATTTCAGGTTTCTGGAGTATTGCTACAACGGTAATTTCTACAGGGTCTGTAAACAGTATGCATGATAGTTCGATGCCAGTTTCTGGAGCGATGCAGTTATTAGCCATGATGGTGAATGCCTTTTATGGCGGATGTGGTGTGGGTTACCTCAACTTTTACATCTTTATTATTCTGGCTGTCTTTATTTCTGGTTTAATGGTTGGTCGAACTCCCGAATTTTTAGGAAAGAAAATCGAAGCGCGGGAAGTTAAAATTGCTGCTTTTATCGCTATTATTCACCCATTATTGATTTTAGCCGGAACTGCCTTAGCATCTTATTTTGCTGCACATGATACTACAATGGGGTATTGGTTCAGCGGAAATGCTACGGGCTGGTTAAACAATCCAGGGAATCATGGATTCTCAGAAATGTTATATGAATATACTTCAAGTGCAGCGAACAACGGTTCTGGTTTTGAAGGCTTAGGAGATAACAATCCGTTTTGGAATATCACAACTGGAATTGTTTTACTGTTAAGTCGATTCATTCCAATCATCGGACCTCTTGCAATTGCAGGTTTATTAGCCAATAAAAAATACATTCCTGAAAGTGCCGGAACTTTAAAAACCGATACCTCTATTTTTGGAATTATGATTTTTGCTGTGATTGCCATTATTGCTGCTTTATCGTTCTTTCCTGCTTTGGCACTTGGACCATTGGCGGAATATTTTACACTAAAATAA
- a CDS encoding XRE family transcriptional regulator, which yields MSLFSDNIRALRVKHKISQEKLAENLSITRGRYVKYEDGTSEAPYDILKKIALYFHMSIDLILSVDIRKIDVQNLIKLEGNRLILPIQVDSFGENFIEIVSQKAKAGYLNGYADPEYIESLQQITLPFLGPGKHRGFPVEGDSMPPHEDGSIIIGRYVEKLGEVMDGKTYILITKNEGMVYKRLNKNKKNSLVLESDNNFYPNYEVKASDILEIWEYECNIGRSDKKQETTETGAMKDLLLELKREVREIKNNTSNT from the coding sequence ATGTCCTTATTTTCAGACAACATCAGAGCATTAAGGGTTAAGCATAAAATATCGCAGGAGAAATTAGCTGAAAACCTTAGCATTACCAGAGGTAGATACGTGAAATACGAAGATGGAACTTCGGAAGCACCGTATGACATTTTAAAGAAGATTGCATTATATTTTCACATGAGTATCGACTTGATATTATCTGTCGATATCCGCAAAATTGATGTGCAAAACTTGATAAAACTGGAAGGGAATCGACTTATTTTACCCATTCAAGTGGATAGTTTTGGAGAAAATTTTATTGAAATTGTATCTCAAAAAGCAAAAGCAGGTTACCTCAACGGATATGCTGATCCAGAATATATTGAAAGTTTACAGCAGATTACACTTCCGTTTTTAGGACCAGGAAAACACCGCGGATTTCCCGTTGAAGGCGATTCAATGCCTCCACACGAAGATGGTTCTATTATTATTGGTCGTTATGTAGAAAAGCTGGGAGAGGTAATGGACGGAAAAACCTATATTCTGATTACTAAGAATGAAGGAATGGTGTATAAACGTCTCAATAAAAACAAAAAGAATAGTTTGGTTTTAGAATCTGACAACAATTTTTACCCGAATTATGAAGTGAAAGCTTCTGATATTCTGGAGATTTGGGAATACGAATGTAACATCGGCCGTTCGGATAAAAAACAAGAAACGACAGAAACCGGAGCAATGAAAGATTTACTTTTAGAATTGAAAAGAGAAGTTCGGGAGATTAAGAATAATACTTCGAATACATAA
- a CDS encoding phosphatase PAP2 family protein, whose amino-acid sequence MFRKTVFLVFLFGLFSANAQQNDSITKIDSTSHNLKFNYKQLIIPSVLIGYGVIGLESDQLLSFNHQIKDEVTEDIDEKVTIDDFSQYAPAVSVYALNAFGVKGKNNMRDRSVILVTSYAIMATTVLSLKSISHVERPDGSSNNSFPSGHTATAFMGAEFLYQEYKDKSIWYGIAGYAVATGTGLFRIYNNRHWLTDVAAGAGIGILSTKIAYWINPYITKKLFKSDSENKSTSMIMPFYNGQQYGLGFAKIF is encoded by the coding sequence ATGTTCCGCAAAACAGTTTTCCTAGTATTCTTGTTCGGATTATTTTCTGCAAATGCACAACAAAATGATTCGATCACAAAAATTGACAGTACTTCACATAATTTAAAATTCAATTACAAACAATTAATTATTCCGAGTGTATTAATTGGTTATGGCGTAATTGGTTTAGAAAGTGATCAGCTTTTGAGTTTCAATCATCAAATTAAAGATGAAGTTACCGAAGACATTGACGAGAAAGTTACCATTGACGATTTCTCGCAATATGCGCCTGCCGTATCTGTTTATGCGCTGAATGCTTTTGGTGTAAAAGGCAAAAATAATATGCGCGACCGTTCTGTAATACTTGTGACTTCGTATGCAATTATGGCTACAACAGTTTTAAGTTTAAAATCGATTTCACATGTAGAAAGACCTGACGGAAGTTCGAACAATTCCTTCCCTTCCGGACACACTGCAACTGCATTTATGGGTGCCGAATTTTTATACCAGGAATATAAAGACAAATCCATTTGGTACGGAATTGCCGGTTATGCCGTTGCAACCGGAACGGGATTATTTAGAATTTACAACAACCGCCATTGGTTAACTGATGTTGCCGCTGGAGCGGGAATTGGGATTTTGAGTACCAAAATTGCCTATTGGATTAATCCATATATTACTAAAAAGTTATTCAAATCAGATTCTGAGAACAAATCAACTTCTATGATTATGCCTTTTTATAATGGACAGCAATATGGATTAGGATTTGCGAAGATCTTTTAG
- a CDS encoding sensor protein KdpD, whose protein sequence is MENENNNAQHFLDLIQKSRKGKFKIYIGMSAGVGKTFRMLQEAHSLLKNEIDVKIGYIETHMRKETHELLAGLPIIPRRTIFYKGKELEELDVQAIINLRPEVVIVDELAHTNVEGSKNEKRWQDVLEILEAGINVISAVNIQHIESLNEDVKRITNIDVQERIPDNVLRLADEVVNIDLTSEDLIARLKEGKIYTPDKIQTALTNFFKSEQILQLRELALKEVASQVVRKVENEVPNLHALRHEKLLACISSNDKTAKIVIRKTARLSSYYNGLWYVLYVETPKESSNKIALDKQRHLINNFKLAVQLGAEVIKLENSNITDAILATVEEKQITTVCIGKPHLNLFKVILSTTIFRRLLNKLSLSNVDLVILS, encoded by the coding sequence ATGGAAAACGAAAATAATAACGCACAGCACTTTCTCGATTTAATTCAGAAATCACGAAAGGGAAAGTTTAAAATCTACATTGGGATGAGCGCCGGTGTGGGCAAGACTTTCCGTATGCTTCAGGAAGCGCATTCGTTATTGAAAAATGAAATCGATGTGAAAATTGGCTACATCGAAACGCACATGCGGAAGGAAACGCATGAATTATTAGCAGGTTTGCCTATAATTCCGAGACGAACCATTTTCTATAAAGGAAAAGAATTGGAAGAACTCGATGTTCAAGCGATTATTAATCTTCGTCCAGAAGTAGTTATTGTTGATGAATTGGCACACACGAATGTTGAGGGAAGCAAAAATGAAAAACGCTGGCAGGATGTTTTAGAGATTTTGGAAGCAGGAATTAATGTGATTTCGGCTGTCAATATTCAGCATATTGAGAGTTTAAATGAAGATGTAAAACGAATTACAAATATTGATGTTCAGGAACGTATTCCTGACAATGTTTTACGATTGGCAGATGAAGTCGTGAATATAGACTTAACATCTGAAGATTTGATTGCACGTTTGAAAGAAGGGAAAATTTATACTCCGGATAAAATTCAGACGGCTTTAACGAACTTTTTTAAATCGGAACAGATTTTACAACTTCGGGAATTGGCTTTGAAAGAAGTAGCGAGTCAGGTCGTTCGAAAAGTTGAAAATGAAGTTCCGAATCTTCATGCATTACGACATGAGAAATTGTTGGCCTGCATTAGCAGTAATGACAAAACGGCCAAAATTGTGATTAGAAAAACAGCAAGACTCTCCAGTTATTATAACGGATTGTGGTATGTTTTATATGTAGAAACTCCGAAGGAAAGCAGTAATAAAATTGCTTTGGACAAACAAAGACATTTAATTAATAACTTTAAACTCGCTGTGCAATTAGGCGCAGAAGTTATTAAACTGGAAAACAGTAATATTACCGATGCAATTTTGGCAACCGTAGAAGAAAAACAAATTACAACTGTCTGCATTGGAAAACCGCATTTGAATTTATTTAAAGTAATTTTGTCTACAACAATTTTTAGACGTTTGCTAAACAAACTATCGTTGTCAAATGTTGATCTTGTCATTCTGTCGTAA
- a CDS encoding K(+)-transporting ATPase subunit C, with product MKNLFSIIKLTVATLILFAVIYPLAIYGIAQIAPNQGKGETILVNGKVVGYQKIGQKFDKSNYFWGRPSAVDYNASGSAGSNKGPSNPDYLALVQKRIDTLLLVHPYLKKSDIPSDMVTASGSGLDPNISPQGALIQVKRIAKERNLAEAKVKALVESKINTAVVGPETVNVLELNVALNQLR from the coding sequence ATGAAAAATCTATTTTCTATAATAAAACTTACTGTGGCTACTTTAATCTTGTTCGCAGTTATTTATCCTTTAGCGATTTACGGAATCGCACAAATTGCTCCAAATCAAGGAAAAGGAGAAACTATTTTGGTTAACGGAAAAGTGGTTGGTTACCAAAAAATTGGACAAAAGTTCGATAAGTCGAATTATTTCTGGGGAAGACCTTCGGCGGTTGATTATAACGCGTCGGGAAGTGCCGGAAGCAACAAAGGCCCAAGCAATCCTGATTATTTAGCTTTGGTTCAAAAAAGAATTGATACGCTTTTATTGGTTCATCCGTACTTGAAAAAATCTGATATTCCGTCGGATATGGTTACGGCTTCTGGAAGTGGTTTAGATCCGAATATTTCTCCGCAAGGCGCTTTGATTCAGGTAAAACGAATTGCTAAAGAAAGAAATTTAGCTGAAGCTAAAGTAAAAGCTTTGGTGGAATCTAAAATTAATACTGCTGTCGTTGGGCCTGAAACGGTGAATGTTTTGGAATTGAATGTGGCGCTGAATCAGCTTCGCTAA